Proteins encoded within one genomic window of Deltaproteobacteria bacterium HGW-Deltaproteobacteria-2:
- a CDS encoding glutaredoxin family protein: MAAKVKMFTLSTCSHCKATKKFMQDNGIPFDCIDVDLLQGDARQKVLEEVMQYNPDRSFPTIIIGDVVIIGFKENDIKEALGI; this comes from the coding sequence ATGGCCGCTAAAGTCAAAATGTTTACATTAAGCACGTGCAGTCATTGCAAAGCGACAAAGAAATTTATGCAGGATAACGGAATTCCTTTTGATTGTATTGACGTTGATTTGTTGCAAGGAGATGCCAGGCAGAAAGTTCTGGAAGAAGTCATGCAATACAACCCCGATCGTTCTTTCCCGACCATTATCATAGGTGATGTTGTCATTATCGGTTTTAAGGAAAACGACATCAAGGAGGCTTTAGGCATTTAA
- a CDS encoding ribose-5-phosphate isomerase, whose translation MKKIIIASDHGAIALKSEIVSFLKTKNCDVKDMGVNSEDPVDYPDIAVIACNEFKKGGYDFGILLCGTGIGVSITANKIKGIRCALIHDLFTAEMAKAHNDANFIAFGGRVQYSVPVTKMIEKFMDTEFAGDRHSRRVAKIMDAEKSRV comes from the coding sequence ATGAAGAAAATTATTATTGCCTCAGATCATGGAGCCATTGCCTTAAAAAGTGAAATCGTATCTTTTTTAAAAACAAAAAATTGTGACGTAAAGGATATGGGGGTAAACAGCGAAGATCCTGTAGATTATCCCGATATCGCCGTCATTGCTTGCAACGAATTTAAAAAAGGCGGATATGATTTCGGCATTCTTCTTTGCGGCACAGGAATCGGAGTATCTATCACCGCAAACAAAATAAAAGGTATCCGGTGCGCTTTAATTCATGACTTGTTTACTGCAGAAATGGCCAAAGCGCATAATGATGCTAATTTTATCGCGTTCGGCGGCAGAGTACAATATTCCGTCCCGGTTACAAAAATGATTGAAAAATTTATGGATACTGAATTTGCCGGAGACAGGCATTCAAGAAGAGTAGCCAAAATAATGGATGCTGAAAAATCACGGGTATGA